The nucleotide window CATTGTCAGCTTGTTGGGATTTTGTTTTGAGGGTTTAGAAAGAGCTCTCATCTATGAATTCATGCCTAATGAATCTTTGGAGAAGTTCATATTTGATGCAAATAACCCACAAAAAGATCATCACTTGGGGTGGGAAGCATTGGATCGAATTGCACTTGGCATTGCTCGAGGACTAGAGTATTTACATCGCGGTTGTAACACGAGAATTTTGCATTTTGTTATCAAGCCTATAACATTCTTCTTAATGAGGACTTCACACTGAAAATCTCAGATTTCGGTCTGGCTAAAATATGCAACGGAAAAGAGAGTATTGTGTCAATGATGGGTGCAAGAGGAACTGCTGGGTACATTGCTCTAGAAGTGTTTTGTAGAAATTTTGGTGGTATCTCGCACAAATCTGATGTGTATAGCTATGGAATGATACTTTCAGAGATGGTTGGGAGAAGAAGGAACATCAGTGTTGAAGTTGAATTTGAAGATACAAGTGAGATATACTTTCCACATTAATGGATTTACAAGCGTCTCGAGTTGGATCAAGAATTTGGCCTACAGAGGATCATGAATGAGGAAGACAAAGGCAGAGCAAAGAAGATTATAATCGTGAGCTTATGGTGCATACAAATTGATCCCTCAAGCCGGCCAGCGATGAAACAAGTCATAGACATGTTGGAAGGGAGTATTGGTTTTTTGCAGATACCACCAAAGCCTTTACTTGTATTCTCCTCCAAAATCCCTAGCAGAACCAGCACATCTTTCTTCTACTTTGGTATCTCTACAATACTCTAATTAAATTACTTTACTTGTGTATCAAGGGACCCTTAATGTGGTATCCGTAAATATAGAGAACAAGTATAAAGAGTTAAAGACATGAGGTAACAATGTGATCGATCAATTAAACTTGAACCGTGCAATAACTTTTCTTGTTCCTAGTAAAACTGTTGAATCAAACTCTACATTGATGGTTCCTTCTGAAGCTTCGATCGGAGAACAACCAACACTTCTGGAGTAATGTATCTAGCAGTACCTCTTGCAACTAATATTGACACAATGCTATCTTTTCTGTCGAATATTTCAGCAAGGCCGAAGTCAGATATTTTTGGCCAGAAGTTCTCGTCAAGAAGAATGTTATGAGGCATAATGTCAAAATGTAAAATTTGTGTGCTGCAACTGCGATGTCAATACTCAGTCCTTGAGCAATACTGAGTGAAATTCTCTCCAACATGTCCCATCCCAAGTGATGATCATTTTGGGTGGTCTTTGCATCAAATATGAATTTATCAAGAAATCCATTAGacatgaattaaaaaaaataaaaaaaattagagactttgcgattttgataaaattaaacATATCGTTATACTTCGCAACAACAATTCAATACTATTCGGTGAATCCATCTATAAAAATGCTATAAATCTAATTACCCAACTGCTAACTGAAATCAATTGTCAAGTAAAAGTTAAAACGTGATTGTAGCAATGCAGGGATAAAGAACAAGGGCAGTCCTATAGAATTCTAGCTTGAATTAAATGTTCTTCACGGACAGCAAGAATCCTATTGCGGCAATCCTGTGTTTTAGTCAATCTGTACAATGAAGAATATTTCAGTAAACTGTATATTTATGATCGAGCAAGGAAGCAAACGAAGCGATGAGCAACATTATTTCATTGGGCGGCTATTGTATATTCTTTCTCATCTAGTGTCAAGCCACACTGATCATAGGATTAATATAAATTTGACTATTTactaattcaacagtataatttgccgaaagaagaaaaattggacTGCCTGCTTTTTCCATTCAAAACTCGGAGGCCCAAAGACTTCAGTTTGGGCCACCATCAAGTCACTTTCACCAACGTTCAACACGACATAAATTCCCTCTCATCCATATTTTCTTCGTCTTTCTTCGCTGTATTTAATCAATTTACAGGATCTGAAATGAAGCAAAGCTTGTTCTCCCCTCTTCCTCAAAattattatcatcatcatcttcattgtCTTTGCCAAAAATTGCAAGCTCCCAAATGAAACATCAAAACATGTTCTTCTTCCCCACATTCATAAACCTCTATGTTCTCATTGTCTGTCTCTTATCAGAAACCTCATTTGCTGTGGACTCTCACTACCAAAACTGCAGTGTGCCCAAGTCTTGTGGCGGCCAAAACATAAGCTTTCCGTTCTACATCCCAGGCCTGCAAGAAGACTACTGCGGCTTTCCGGGGTTTCAGCTCTCCTGCAATGATAATGAAGAAGGTGGATACCCTACTCTCCAATTGGCTGGAAATGAGTACTTAGTCCACAATATCAATTACCAAAACCGAACTCTTGTGGTTTCAAACGCTGCTCTTTCAAACTCAAACAAAGATGTTTGTATTCCATTAGTCCAAAACATAACCTTTCCTACTGTTAATTATGCCCTTGTTCCGAATCAAAAAGAGATCGTTTTGCTCTACTGCAACTCTTCTCTGGTTgatgagtcgtttttagagtacAAGATTGGCTGCTTTGAGCAAAGCAGTAggactactactactacttcaATTTTGGCGCTGCCTCGAGATGATGACCAACTATTTGATGATGTGTCTGACAAGTGCGGACGCAAAGTGGTAGCGGTGGCTCCGGTTGAAGAATCCGTAAGTAATGTTGGGAATGAGTTGGGGGTAGCAGACGCGTTGAGAAGAGGGTTTATGCTGAAATGGCTTGCAAGCGACTGCAGTCGCTGCAGAGACAGTGGAGGGAAGTGTGGTTTCGATTTCAAGACGTATCATTTCAGCTGTTTCTGCCCAGATAGGCCTCATGCTGTCAGCTGTAAAGGTAAAGGTTAGTCATTTATGTATCTtccttcttgttcttcctctgTTTATGAGTGTTCTGAGTTCATTGTtagatattgaaaaaaaaaacaaaatgcctGAGGATTAGCTTGGGGGACCATCTAATTAACTAAATAAGGTCTTGCAAGTATAATTTCCCATTTCCGGTAAGTTTGACCAAAATTTTCCAAGTCAATTGCCGTGTTTACATGAAAGTCTTTGGATCCGGATCCTGTTTCACAGTATTATATATTGAGAAGGAACGTGGTTGAAGTAGTAATTGAAGAAACAATGAGAGGAAGTCTTCCTGCTCTGTTTCTCTCTTATCATTTATCTTGTTGCTCCTCACTCCGGGGAATAACTACGTTGTCCCGCCTACTTCAGTTCTGTAATGTAATAGTAGGCAGCAACAGCTTCCCTTCACAAATAAGACGCATTCTTCCCAATGAGTCGACATCGATTACAATGTTGAGATAAATAGATGTGCTGTGTTTCCTCGGTTGTGCCATGATAGAATTtagatataaaaaaatttaatgcctATGGGTTTTGCCTGAAGGACcatctaattaactaattaaggtCTTGCAATTTCGAAGTCAAATTTAAAGTCTTGCATAACTAATATTTCCCAGCTAATGATATGTATTCTGCCATCTGTGTTGCAGGAGTTGCATTGGGATTGAAGCTAGACCTAGGCCTAGGACTAGGTAAGATTGATTTATCTTCAATCAGATATaaattatgcaattttgatctaatacaAGTGTTTAAACTCTTGGAATCAAGTCATTTCCAAGTGCCCCAATACAGAATTAAGTTTCAGAATTCAAACCTTGAATATCAATCAGCATTGCATGCTAGTTTATGTTTTCCTGACATCTCATACCGCATAAATatgcaatttatttattttctttgatcagCAGGTGCAGGTGGTCTTATGATTCTAGTATTAGTTGTTGTTTGCTGCTTCAGGAGAAAGTTGTCTGATAAATCTACTTTCTTTTGGATGAACAAAAATCAAAGTCATCAAATTGTTCCGGAATTTCTAATGGACTATGGACCACTTCAAGTTCAGAGATACAGCTACTTGGATGTGAAGAAAATGACAAACTCCTTCGaggaaaaattaggacaagggGGCTACGGTGGTGTATACAAAGGAAAACTAAACAACGGCTTTCTTGTAGCAGTGAAGATCTTGAACAGATCGAAAGGTAATGGAGAAGAGTTTATGAATGAGGTTGCAGCCATTAGTAGAACTTCTCATGTCAACATTGTCAGCTTGTTGGGATTTTGTTTTGAGGGTTCAGAAAGAGCTCTCATCTATGAATTCATGCCTAATGGATCTTTGGAGAAGTTCATATTTGATGCAAATAACCCACGAAAAGATCATCACTTGGGGTGGGAAGCATTGGATCGAATTGCACTTGGCATTGCTCGAGGACTAGAGTATTTACATCGCGGTTGTAACACAAGAATTTTGCATTTTGATATCAAGCCTCATAACATTCTTCTTAATGAGGACTTCGCACCGAAAATCTCAGATTTCGGCCTGGCTAAAATATGCAACGGAAAAGAGAGTATTGTGTCAATGATGGGTGCAAGAGGAACTGCTGGGTACATTGCTCCTGAAGTGTTTTGTAGAAATTTTGGTGGTATCTCGCACAAATCTGATGTGTATAGCTATGGAATGATGCTTTCGGAGATGGTTGGGGGAAGAAGGAAAATCGGTGTTGAAGTTGAAGATACAAGTGAGATATACTTTCCACAATGGATTTACAAGCGTCTTGAATTGGATCAAGAACTTGGCCTACAGAGGATCATGAATGAGGAAGACAAAGGCAGAGCAAGGAAGATGATAATCGTGAGCTTATGGTGCATACAAACTGATCCCTCAAGCCGGCCAGCGATGAAACAAGTCATAGAAATGTTGGAAGGAAGTATTGGATCTTTGCAGATACCACCAAAGCCTTACTTGTATTCTCCTCCAAAATCCCTAGCAGAACCAGCACATCCTTCTTCTACTTTGGTATCACTACAATAGAACTCTATTTAATTTACTTTGTTTTAAGGGAACCTTAAAGGGATAATccgtctatatatatatagatcaagGTAATATGTGATCGATCAATTAAACTTGAACTGTGCATTAACTTTTCTTGTTCAGTATAAAACTGTTGATTCAATCTCTACAATCTACATTCATGTCCTTCTGGAGCTTCGACCGGAAACCAACAAGGGATGGAATTTGCTGTCAAAAAAGAGGCAAGTCCATCAGGTGTTAGTGTGCAGTTTAGTTCTCTTAGATTAGTTTGATGACTATCTGAATCCAGAGGGATGAAACTGAATCTGTCACGAAtacaatttctttctttgaatTGGCGTTCATTCTCACGGGACTGGTACTAAATTGacatttattttcaatcatatgATGCAATTATGCAAATGTAATTGGACTCGGGGGGAGCACAATCTTGAAGCGCATGAATATAGCTAAGGCCCATACAAGTTTTTCGGAGACACATACCCAATATGGGCCTTGTAGTCGCCCGTCTAAACTGATGAAATTCCGCTCAAGGGAAGAGCATACTTCATATGAGAAGCAGTTTAGGAAGCTAGAACAGTATATGTGTAGTTCATTACTTCATGATGAAGTGACGAACATAGAACCAAAATTACCCGAAATAATGGTAAACTGAAACAACCCGAGATATGCAGCCATTTATCAAGACTTTGGAAGGTctaaaagaaaataacatgctCTATTTCCGTTGGACAAATCTCCCCAAATTACAAGCGACAACCTTATGCTTTTTCTTCCAAACtaaattattaaaaattacCTTGATGTACATAAATCATGAAACATTTTTTAAAtcagaaagaaaattaaaaacagagAGATTATTCAGTGTACCGctgtgcacttgcaccaacataaatgaatggttagattacattaaatacactttttgtttattaaaaataaagttgataataaatatcaaggattgagattattttataagggttgggtcacttacaccgtcggtgcatagaataatttccattaaaaacaagggagaaaaaaaaaaactcatgctTTATGGCGCGCAGCCGCGCACTGGTAAAGGTGAAATGGTTTAAATTCATATTACTCTTTTTTATCAATCATAATTTGAATCGCAAATCGAAGACATAAAATTCAAATTACTCCTTAGTTTAATGCAGTTCGAACCCTACCTGCCCCAGAAAAAGAAGATATTTAATAAAGTCGTCTCATATCCATTACCAAGGTCCAACCCCTTGTTTAAAGTGCATTTAGATCCATTActattattttatttcattaacAAATCTGTTTATATTCATCAAATCTCACTTTGGACTAAATGATCAACTATACGCCCCAAAGTAATAATCCATTAATGCTGCTTTTCACGACATTAACAAGTTCCCAATGCAAGTCCAAGCAACCTTAACTTAGAAATGACTAATTGGTTTGATTTATTATTCTAACCCGCTCCCAATAAAACTGTAAAAGCAAAAAGCAATAAACCCTTTTTAGAACAAGACGACCTACCCTTTTGTCGATCcactttattttttctgttaaaGATAGGATTGTATTagatgaacaaaagaataaagtaaaatacaaagagtaTATACCATCGATATAAAGAGGCACATACGACTCCAAAACATTGgcgaacaaaaataaaataaattttataacaagcttaattcaaatatttatcaaaaacttaaaaaaaaacgtCGCAATCCTACAATTCAAATTAGCATCCATCAAGACAAGATCAGTTCTAACCTTGAGGAACTACCATCGCAAAGGCCATGTCGTTGCTTGAACTGAAATCGCCACCCAAGTGCCGCCGCCTCTACCTGTATATTGTTGTCATTTGTTAGTTTGAAGGGGATCCAAACACCTAATCTGGTCTAATCCTAACCTAATCCCCTTTCCACTCTCAACCTTGCGCTGACCCAGTAACAtattttttactattttacccCTATATTAATTGTcttaattattagatttaattataATTAGAACATTGACTCATCTAATAGAAACATGTGATGGGCAGGACACGCGTGTCAGAGTACGGAGGATCTCCTGTATCACGGTTTATGGTAAAACTAATAAACTCACGCTTCAGTCATGATGCCCGCGCCCCGACCTCCACGTGGCGCCATCTCGTCCCATCAATCTCATTACCCATAACCAAGTCATTAATATCAACGGCCAGATGGATGTGAGGGTAACGTATCCCACTCATGTACGTGAAAACGACATAGATTCCGCTCGTTACAACTACTCACTGGCCCTGAAACGTCAAGGGCATCACTGTCATTTCAGGTCAAATCACCCCCCACAGTAAAACCAAGTACAATGTTACCTGCTTTTCCAGACCTCCAGGCTCCAGCTCTTTTCAATACAATCTAAAGCCCCTCAACTTCCCATTAATTACGTAAATACCCTATCCCCTCTATTTTTCACTACCTCACTCCTCACTCTCTCTGCTCTCATTTGCAGAGACAACAATGGCAGCCAAggtcttcttcctctttctctctctactaTTTCTCCATATCTCTCTAAACCACGCAACTTCAAACCCAGATTCCGAGCCTCTCTTAGCGTTCAAGGCCACGTCGGACTCTTCCAATGCTCTCGCCACGTGGAACTCATCCTCCGACCCGTGCACCACCTGGGTCGGAGTCTCCTGCACCCGGAGCCGGGTCTCGCGGCTCGTCCTCGAAAACCTCGGCCTTAGCGGCTCGTTCGAGGCGCTGACTGGGTTGACTCAGCTCCGAGTTCTCAGCCTGAAGCGGAACCGCCTCTCCGGCCCCATTCCCGACCTCTCTAACCTCACTTCCCTCAAGCTCCTCTTCCTCTCCTACAACGACTTCTCCGGCGACTTTCCCGCTTCCGTAACGTCCCTTTTCCGGCTTTACCGCCTCGATCTCGCTTACAACAACTTGTCCGGTGAAATTCCCGAGACCGTCAACCATTTGACTCATCTCCTCACTCTCCGCCTCGAAGCGAACCGGTTCTCCGGCTCGATTTCCGGCCTCAACATCCCTAACCTCCAGGAGTTCAACGTCTCGGCTAACCGTTTGTCCGGCGAAATTCCCAAGTCGTTGTCTATTTTCTCCGAGTCTGCATTTGCGCAAAACCCCGGTCTGTGCGGGTCTCCGGTTCAGAACTGTAAAACAGAAACCGACCCGACTCGACCCGGAGGAGCTATTGCGTCTCCTGTAATACCTGCAAGAAACCCAACCGTAGTGGCGTCCTCGCCGACTTCATTGCCATCAAGCTCTACGTCCACCAAATCGGAAAAGTCGACGTCCCACCACAACGGAGGTTCCAGAATTAGTCCGGCGGCTCTGATCGCCATAATAGTCGGCGACGTGTTGGTCCTCTTTTTGGTCTCGCTGCTGCTCTACTGCTACTTCTGGCGGAACTTCGCGGCCAAAATGCGGCAGGGCAAGAGCAGCTCGAAGCTTCTGGAGACAGAGAAGATAGTCTACTCGTCGAGCCCATACTCGGCCCAGCCCACTTTCGAGAGGGGACAGATGGTGTTTTTCGAAGGCGTGAAGCGTTTCGAGCTGGAGGACTTGCTGAGAGCCTCGGCGGAGATGTTGGGGAAAGGTGGGTTCGGGACGGCGTACAAGGCGGTTTTGGACGACGGCAATGTTGTGGCGGTGAAGAGGCTCAAGGATGCTCAAATTGGTGGGAAGAATCAGTTTGAGCAGCACATGGCGGTGCTGGGCAAGCTTAGCCATCTCAACATTGTGAGCTTGAGGGCTTATTATTTCGCTAGGGAGGAGAAGTTGCTGGTCTACGATTACATGCCAAATGGAAGCTTGTTTTGGCTTCTTCATGGTAAGTTGCTTCATATTTAATGTATTAATTTTATGTAATTATAGACGAACTTCAtgaacatgaaaatgaaaagttgaaaacaaCCAATTATATACCATGGTAAACCAAAATCATCCTATGGTAAATCGGTAAATCGGTTTTGATTTAGATGAATCTAATCTACCGCTGCATAATGCATATTTATGTTCTAATGGACTCTAAAATCTAGAATCTAGCTTAGATATAGGAGTAGACAtagatgtttgattttaatcaTAAGTGGACCATTATTAGTTTGGATTTTGGAATAGACCAGATTCTTGTGACCTGCAGAGTCTTTTGTGGGGCTTGTTTGGTAGAGCTGATAGCGGTTAGGCTTCGGTTTCATAGTATTGAAACTCGAAAAACGAGAGGCCTAGAGTCGCTGGATTAGTTTCTTTGTACGGTCGACACAGTAAAAACACTAATTCAACGACTCTCGACTTGAGAGTTTCGAGGAGCAACGTAAAAATTTCGGAATCCACCAATATCATTAGGGATGGGGCTGTTCATGGCTGCTTTAGTAGCTTTCTGAGCTATTAAAGACAAAGTGAACGTGGCGACAGGAAAAGCACTTAATTACGATTTGGGGAACGAGCTGTGAGGACAGTCTGTCCCGTCTCTGTGCTTTACGATCTCTGTCTTTATTTTTTGTTCACTTTTTGTTGCATATAATTGACCTGTCACCTCTCCCTGTTTTCTGTTTAGATAGAACCAAAAAGTGAAGTCCTAGGGTTCGATAATGTATATGTGTAATTATCATCAACTTATGAGggctaatttgaattatatatatatatatataggtaacAGAGGACCTGGAAGAACCCCACTGGACTGGACCACCAGACTGAAAATTGCAGCCGGAGCTGCACGAGGGCTAGGCTTCATTCACAGCTCCTGCGCTCCCCTTAAGCTCACCCACGGCAACATCAAATCCACCAACATTCTCTTGGACAAGACCGGCAATGCTCGTGTCTCCGACTTCGGACTTTCGGCTTTTTCGCCTTCCACTTCCGCCGCGTCGGCTCCGCGGTCGTGCGGATACCGCGCTCCCGAGTTGCTGGAGGGTCGGAAAGTAACGCAGAAGTCGGACGTGTATGCTTTCGGTGTTCTTTTGCTGGAGATATTGACCGGGAAATGCCCGTC belongs to Rosa chinensis cultivar Old Blush chromosome 4, RchiOBHm-V2, whole genome shotgun sequence and includes:
- the LOC112200831 gene encoding LEAF RUST 10 DISEASE-RESISTANCE LOCUS RECEPTOR-LIKE PROTEIN KINASE-like 2.1, coding for MKHQNMFFFPTFINLYVLIVCLLSETSFAVDSHYQNCSVPKSCGGQNISFPFYIPGLQEDYCGFPGFQLSCNDNEEGGYPTLQLAGNEYLVHNINYQNRTLVVSNAALSNSNKDVCIPLVQNITFPTVNYALVPNQKEIVLLYCNSSLVDESFLEYKIGCFEQSSRTTTTTSILALPRDDDQLFDDVSDKCGRKVVAVAPVEESVSNVGNELGVADALRRGFMLKWLASDCSRCRDSGGKCGFDFKTYHFSCFCPDRPHAVSCKGKGVALGLKLDLGLGLGAGGLMILVLVVVCCFRRKLSDKSTFFWMNKNQSHQIVPEFLMDYGPLQVQRYSYLDVKKMTNSFEEKLGQGGYGGVYKGKLNNGFLVAVKILNRSKGNGEEFMNEVAAISRTSHVNIVSLLGFCFEGSERALIYEFMPNGSLEKFIFDANNPRKDHHLGWEALDRIALGIARGLEYLHRGCNTRILHFDIKPHNILLNEDFAPKISDFGLAKICNGKESIVSMMGARGTAGYIAPEVFCRNFGGISHKSDVYSYGMMLSEMVGGRRKIGVEVEDTSEIYFPQWIYKRLELDQELGLQRIMNEEDKGRARKMIIVSLWCIQTDPSSRPAMKQVIEMLEGSIGSLQIPPKPYLYSPPKSLAEPAHPSSTLVSLQ
- the LOC112196453 gene encoding probable leucine-rich repeat receptor-like protein kinase At1g68400; the protein is MAAKVFFLFLSLLFLHISLNHATSNPDSEPLLAFKATSDSSNALATWNSSSDPCTTWVGVSCTRSRVSRLVLENLGLSGSFEALTGLTQLRVLSLKRNRLSGPIPDLSNLTSLKLLFLSYNDFSGDFPASVTSLFRLYRLDLAYNNLSGEIPETVNHLTHLLTLRLEANRFSGSISGLNIPNLQEFNVSANRLSGEIPKSLSIFSESAFAQNPGLCGSPVQNCKTETDPTRPGGAIASPVIPARNPTVVASSPTSLPSSSTSTKSEKSTSHHNGGSRISPAALIAIIVGDVLVLFLVSLLLYCYFWRNFAAKMRQGKSSSKLLETEKIVYSSSPYSAQPTFERGQMVFFEGVKRFELEDLLRASAEMLGKGGFGTAYKAVLDDGNVVAVKRLKDAQIGGKNQFEQHMAVLGKLSHLNIVSLRAYYFAREEKLLVYDYMPNGSLFWLLHGNRGPGRTPLDWTTRLKIAAGAARGLGFIHSSCAPLKLTHGNIKSTNILLDKTGNARVSDFGLSAFSPSTSAASAPRSCGYRAPELLEGRKVTQKSDVYAFGVLLLEILTGKCPSAVVDGGSGGGYGGLVDLPRWVQSVVREEWTAEVFDLELMRYKDIEEEMVGLLQVAMACTTAVPDQRPRMSQVVKMIDEIRGVAGSPPHEGFDSMTESPALSEDTCGASQ